GGCACGCTAAGGTCCGTCACACGGTTGGCTGGCGTGGCTGCGCGGGTTGGGCCAGCGACCGCGCTGTTCCCCTCCCGGAAGGAAACCCCGTGACGGTTACCGAGCAGACCTCCCCCTCGCACTACGAACGTATCGGGGGCGCGGCCTCCGTGAAGACCGCGGTCGACCTGTTCTACGACCGGGTCCTGGCCGACCCGGAGCTGGCCGGCTACTTCTCCGGCGTGGACATGGCGCGGCAGCGCCGGCACCTGGCGTTGATGCTGACGGTGGTGCTGGGCGGTCCGAACGAGTACGCCGGTCGGGGGTTGGCCGAGGCGCACCAGCCGTTGGGTATCACCGTCGCGCACTACCAGCGCGTCGGGGCGCACCTGGTGGACACGCTCACCCAGTTGGGGGTGCCGGCGGACGTGCTGGACCACGTGGGCGTGGTGCTGGCGCAGGTGCAGGACCAGGTGGTGGCCGCCGGGAACCGTCCGGGCGTCTGAGCGTGGACGTCGCGCGGCTCAAGCAGAGCTGGCATCAGGTCGCGGCGTACGGTGACCAGGTTCCGCTCTATTTCTATTCGGCGTTGTTCCTGTCCCATCCGGAGACCCGGCAGATGTTCCCCACGAACATGGCCGGGCAGCGGGACCGGCTGGTCACGGCGCTGGGGCACATCGTGTCCCACGTGGACCAGGTCGACCGGCTGACGGGGTTCCTGGGGGATCTGGGCGCGGACCACCGCAAGTTCGCGGTGCGGCCGGAGCACTATCCCGCGGTGGGGGAGGCGTTGCTGGCGACGCTGCGGCACTTCCTCGGTGACCGGTGGACCGACGAGCTGGCCCGGGACTGGGCCGGCGCGTACGGGCTGGTGTCGCAGGTGATGATCGAGGCGGCGCAGGCCGCGGAGCAGGTCCACCCGCCGTGGTGGGTGGCGGAGATCGTCGGGCACGAGCGGCGCACGTTCGACGTGGCGGTGCTGACGGTGCGCCCGCAGTACCTGCTGCCGTTCGTCGCGGGCCAGTCGATCGGGGTGTCGCATCCGGCGGTGCGGGCGTGGCGGTACTACTCGCCGGCGAACGCGCCCCGCCCGGACGGCACCCTGGAGTTGCACGTGCGGGCGGCGCCCGGCGGGGTGGTCAGCTCCCGCCTGGTGTACGGGTGCGCGGTGGGCGACCACATCCATCTGGCGGCGCCGGTGGGGGAGCGGTTGACCCTGTGGCCGGCCGGCGGCGCGGATCTGCTGCTGTTGGCCGCCGGCACCGGGTGGGCGCCGGTGCGGGCGCTGGTGGAGCAGGTGGCGGCGGAGGGCGCCCGACGGCGGGTCGACCTGTACGTGGGGGCGCGGTCACGGACGGAGTTCTACGACACCGAGATGATCGACAAGTTGGCCGCGACGTACCCGTGGTTGACGGTGACGTACGTGGTGGGCGTGGATCCGCGGCGTCCGGGGGAGGTCGTGCAGGTGGTGGACCGGGCGTTGGCCGACGGTGACTGGCGGTCCCGGCACGTGTACGTGTGCGGTTCCGACGAGATGGTGGGCCGGGCGGCGCAGACGTTGGCGGCGGCGGGCTACCACGCCGGTCAGGTGCACCATGAGGGGCTGGGCCGGCACTGGTACGGCCCGGCGTGGCGGACGGCGGTGGATGCTTCCCCGGCGGGAGACGAGTCCGGAGGTGCCCGGTGAGCGCGACCCCGATGAGCGGCTACGACGGCGTGCAGGTGACGCCGCAGGTGCGGATGACCGCCGACCGGGTGCGCCGGTGGGAGTTCTCCTCGGCGTCGTTCACCCGCCGCGGCTACGACCACCAGGACGTGGACCGGTTCCGGATGCAGGTGGCCGACGAGCTGGATCTGCTGGCCGCGCAGTTGGCGACCCTGCGGGCGGAGAACGAGCGGCTCACCGATCGGGTGGAGCTGCACCGGCACGGGGTGATCCCGAACGCCGGTCCGGCGGCGCCGGCGGCGAAGGAGGTGAACCTGCTGTCGGCCGCGCAGCGGGAGGCGGAGCAGATCATCGCCCAGGCGCACGACTACGCGCGTCGGGTCGCCGAGTACGCGCGGATGCAGTACGACAGCTATCTGCAGGCGGCGGCGGAGGAGGCCCGGCAGGAGGCGGAGCGGGCGGTGCAGGACTACCGCCGTGCCGCCGGGCCGCAGTTCGACGACTCGGTGGCCACCCGGGAGGCGTTGCGCATCTACGGCGAGATGATGATCGCGCACATGCAGTCGGCGGCGCGGCAGCTCGACGACGGCAGCGACCATTTGGCGCGGACGATGCAGCGGCTGGCCGCCGGGCAGGCTCCGCCGGGCGGCCAGCCGCCGGCGGTGGGGCACGGCGGGCCGCCGGGCGGGCAGCAGCCGGCGGCGCTGCCCCGCCAGTACCACCCGCAGCGGTGACCCACCGGGCCGGGCCACGACCCGGTGGCCCGGCCCGGTGGTCGTGACGGGTCGGCTGAGGCAGCATGGACACGTGACGGAGCAGGTCGACGCCCTCGCCGCGCTGGTGGCCGGCGGTCAGGTGGTGGTGCTCAGCGGGGCCGGGTTGTCCACCGAGTCGGGCATCCCGGACTACCGGGGGCCGAGCGGGGTGGCGCGCCGGCACGCTCCGATGACGTACCAGACGTTCACCGGTGACCCGTCGGCGCGTCGGCGCTACTGGGCGCGCAGTCATCTGGGGTGGCGGCTGGTGGCGCGGGCGGCGCCGAACGACGGGCACCGGGCGGTGGCCCGTCTGCAGCGGGCCGGGCTGGTGGATTCGGTGATCACCCAGAACGTCGACGGGTTGCACACGGCGGCGGGCAGCCCGCGGGTGGTGGAGCTGCACGGCCGTCTCGACGAGGTGGTGTGTCTGGGGTGTGGCGCGCGCGGCGGCCGGGAGGAGCTGGACGGGCGGTTGCGGCGGGCCAACCCGGGGTTCGACGCGACGGTCACCGCCGTCAACCCGGACGGTGACGTGGATCTCACCGACGACGAGGTGGCCCGGTTCCGGCCGGTGGACTGCGCGTCCTGCGGCACGGGCATGCTGAAACCGGACGTGGTGTTCTTCGGCGAGTCTGTTCCGGCGACCCGGGTGGCCCGGTGTTTCGACCTGGTGGGCTCGGCGCGGCTGCTGCTGGTGCTGGGGTCGTCGTTGACGGTGATGTCGGGTCGCCGGTTCGTCACGTACGCGGCCAGACGCGGCATCCCGGTGGTGATCGTCAACCAGGGGGTCACCCGGGGCGACGGGTACGCGACGTTCACCGTGGACGCGCCGCTGGGCCGGCTGCTGCCGGCCCTGGCCGACCGGGTCACCGCCGCGGGCGCCCTGACCGCCCCGTAGGGGGCGTGGCGTGGGGCTCGACACGCGGCGGAAACACCGGCGCTGGTAGCGTTGACCATGCCGGTACCCACCCACGCGGGAGAGACCACCCGGATGTCACGGGTGGCGCCGAAGGGGCAACCCCTCCCCGGAACCTCTCAGGCAGAAGGACCGCGTGGGGCAGGCACTGTGGAGCGCCGTGCCCGGGCGTGACAGAGGGGGAGGCCGACCCGTCGACCTCACCTCCCGGGAGCGCAACCCATGACCGCAGCACCGTTCGCCGCCCGCCACATCGGCCCCGATCCGGACAGCGAGCGCCGGATGCTGGAGGCGGTGGGCTACGGCTCCGTCGAGGAGCTGATGGACGCGGCGATCCCCGAGGTGATCCGCTGGCACGGCGGCCTGGACCTGCCGGCGGCGGCCACCGAGCAGGAGGCGGTCGCCGAGCTGCGGGCCCTGGCCGCCCGCAACACCGTGGCCGTGTCGATGATCGGTCTGGGCTACCACGGCACGCACACCCCGGCGGTGATCCGCCGCAACGTGCTGGAGAACCCGGCCTGGTACACCGCGTACACCCCGTACCAGCCGGAGATCAGCCAGGGCCGGCTGGAGGCGCTGCTGAACTTCCAGACGATGGTCACCGACCTGACCGGTCTGGCCACCGCCAACGCGTCGATGCTCGACGAGGCCACCGCCGCGGCGGAGGCGATGACCCTGGCCCGGCGGGCCGCCAGGGCGACGAGCAACGTGTACGTCGTCGACGCGGACACCCTGCCGCAGACCCTGGCGGTGATCGTCGGTCGGGCCGAGCCGCTCGGCATCGACGTGCGGGTCCTCGACGTCGACGTCGACGATCTGCCGGAGCAGTTCTTCGGTCTGCACCTGCAGTACCCGGGCGCGGGTGGGGCGGTACGCGACCATGCCCGGCTGGTCGAGGCGGCACACGCGGTGGGCGCCCTGGTGACCGTCGCGGCGGACCTGCTGGCGTTGACGCTGCTGCGTCCGCCGGGTGAGATCGGCGCGGACGTGGCCGCCGGCACCACCCAGCGGTTCGGGGTGCCGATGGGGTTCGGCGGCCCGCACGCCGGCTACCTGGCGGTGCGGGCGGGCCTGGAGCGGATGCTGCCGGGCCGGCTGGTCGGGGTGTCCCGGGACGCCGCCGGCGACCCGGCGTACCGGTTGGCCCTGCAGACCCGTGAGCAGCACATCCGCCGGGAGAAGGCGACCAGCAACATCTGCACCGCGCAGGTGCTGCTGGCGGTGATGGCCGGCATGTACGCCGTCTACCACGGCCCGGACGGGCTGCGGGAGATCGCCCGCCGCACGCACGCCATGGCGGCGCGGCTGGCGGCCGGGTTGCGGGCCGGCGGGGTCGACGTGGCGCACGTGGCGTTCTTCGACACGGTGACCGCGTGGGCGCCGGGCCGGGCCGCCGCGGTGGTCGCGGCGGCGGGGGAGCGGGGGGTGAACCTGCGGCTGGTCGACGCCGACCGGGTCGGGGTGTCCTGCGACGAGACGACCACCGAGGCGCACCTGGGGGCGGTGTGGGCGGCGTTCGGGGTCGACGCGCCGCCGGCCGGGCAGCAGCCGCCGGACGCGCTGCCGGCCGGCCTGGTCCGCGACAGCGACTTCCTGACCCATCCGGTGTTCCACCGGCACCGCTCGGAGACGGCGATGCTGCGGTACCTGCGGCGGCTGGCCGACGCCGACTACGCGCTGGACCGGGGCATGATTCCGCTCGGGTCGTGCACGATGAAGCTGAACGCCACCACCGAGATGGAGCCGGTGTCCTGGCCGGAGTTCGCGCACCTGCACCCGTTCGCGCCGGCGGAGCAGACCGCCGGCTACCGGGAGCTGATCGCCCAACTGGAGCGTTGGCTGGCCGAGGTGACCGGCTACGACGCGGTGAGCGTACAACCCAACGCCGGCTCACAGGGGGAGCTGGCCGGTCTGCTGGCGATCCGCTCGTACCACCGCAGCCGCGGGCAGGGTCACCGTGACGTGTGTCTGATCCCGTCGTCGGCGCACGGCACCAACGCCGCGTCCGCGGTGATGGCGGGCATGCGGGTGGTGGTGGTCGGCTGCGACGCCGACGGTGACGTCGACCTGGCCGACCTGGACGCCAAGATCGACCAGCACCGGGCGGACCTGGCGGCGATCATGGTGACGTACCCGTCGACGCACGGCGTGTACGAGAGCGGCATCGCCGGGTTGTGCGCGAGGGTCCACGACGCCGGCGGCCAGGTGTACGTCGACGGCGCTAACCTCAACGCCCTGGTCGGCTACGCCAAACCGGGCCGGTTCGGGGCGGACGTGTCGCACCTGAACCTGCACAAGACGTTCTGCATCCCGCACGGCGGGGGCGGCCCCGGGGTGGGGCCGGTGGCGGTGCGGGCGCACCTGGCGCCGTTCCTGCCGGGGGACTCCCTGGCCGGCCCGGACCGCGACCGGCCGGCGGTGTCGGCGGCCCGGTACGGGTCGGCCGGGATCCTGCCGATCCCGTGGGCGTACCTGCGGATGATGGGCGCCGACGGCCTGACCCGGGCCACCGGCACGGCGGTGCTCGCGGCGAACTACGTGGCGGCCCGGCTGCGCGCCCACTACCCGGTGCTGTACGCCGGCAACAAGGGCCTGGTGGCGCACGAGTGCGTCCTGGACCTGCGGCCCCTGACGAAGGCGACCGGGGTCAGCGTCGACGACGTGGCGAAACGACTCGTCGACTACGGCTTCCACGCCCCGACGATGTCGTTCCCGGTGGCCGGCACCCTGATGGTGGAGCCCACCGAGAGCGAGGACCTCGCCGAGCTGGACCGCTTCTGCGCGGCGATGATCGCCATCCGCGCCGAGATCGACAAGGTCGCCTCGGGGCAGTGGCCGGCGGGGGACAACCCGCTGCGCAACGCCCCGCACACCGCGGCGATGGTGTCGGCCGACGAGTGGCCGCACCCGTACCCGCGGTCGGTGGGCGGCTACCCCGACGGCGTGGACCGCGCCGGCAAGTACTGGCCGCCGGTGCGTCGCGTCGACGGCGCGTACGGCGACCGGAACCTGGTGTGCGCGTGCCCGCCACCGGAGGCGTTCGCCGGGTGAGCGGCGCCGACCTCACCCCGCCCCGGCGCGGACAGGTCGGGGCGGGCGGCTAGCCTGTGCACCGGCGACGACGCCGGCGGGTCGACCAGGGGCAGGTCAGGCGACGAGGACGTGCCGGGCCGGCCCACGGTGCGGGGCGATGGTGCGGCCGTCGGGAAGCAGCTCGCCGGTGTCCTCGAACACGATCACCCCGTTGCAGAGCAGGCTCCAGCCCTGCTCGGGGAAACAGGCGAGGACACGGGCGGCTTCCCGGTCGGTCGCCTCAGCGGAGGGACAGGTGGGTTGGTGCTGGCACATCGGGTTCTCCGGGCTGTGGGGGAACTGTGTCATGGTTCACATGACCAGTGACGCACAGTACCAAGCCGACGGGCGCGGTATCGACAAGCAACCGACACCGTTCCCACGAAATCCGCTGAACGGATGAGGCAGCATGAGCCGGTCGGCGTGGAAACGCTCCCACAGCGGCTGATCGACGCCCCCGCCGCCCCCACCCACTGCCGACCCCACCTCGTCGAGCGGGCCCGACTCCAGTGGCACACCACCGACGGCGGCGACCCCGCCCGCCTCGCCCAGGACTTCCTCACCGCCCACGGCCTGCCCGTCACCGACCTCGCCCGCCCCGCCCACCACCACCCCACCGGCGTCTGCGGCGCGTCCCTGTATCTCTCCGCCGCCGCCGGCGCCCACCTGACCGGCGCCCCACCCGGCCCACCCACACCCGTACCCACGCTGCCCGACCTCGTCGTGATCGTCTACCACCACGGCCGACCCCCCATCCCACCGGCCGACCCGCCGCCCCGCCCGTGGCGGCTCGGCCCCTGGCAGCCCAGCTGGACCCCCACCGCGCACGCCGCCGCCGTCGACACCGTCCGCGCCGCCATCGGCCGCGGCGACGTCTACCAGGTCAACCTCGTCGGACACGCCACCGCACCACACACCGGCGACCCCCTGCCCGCCCTCACCCGCCTCGGCGCGCTGCCCGGCGCCCGCTACGGCGGCACCCTGCACGGCGACGGCTGGGCCATCGGCTGCGCCTCCCCGGAAACCCTCGTCGCCGTCCACGCCGGCCGCGCCGTCACCCGCCCCATCAAAGGCACCCGCCCCGCCACCGGCCAGGGCCACCGCGACCTGCTCGCCTCCGCGAAGGAACGCGCCGAACACATCATGATCGTCGACCTGGAACGCCACGACCTCGGCCGCATCGCCCGCACCGGCACCGTCCACGTCGACGAGCTGTTCACCGTCCGCCGCTGGTGCGACCTGTGGCAGGCCGAATCCAGCATCTCCGCCGCCGTCGCCGACGGCCTCGGCCTGGCCGACCTGCTACGCGCCGTCTGCCCCGGCGGCTCCGTCACCGGCGCCCCCAAAATCGCCGCCCTACGCCACATCGCCGCCGCCGAACCCGTCGGCCGGGGCGCCAGCATGGGCGCCCTCGGCTGGATCGGCGCCGGCCACCTCGACCTCGGCCTGACCATCCGCACCGCCGCCGCCGACCCCCACCGGCTGCACCTGTGGGCCGGCGGCGGCATCACCTGGGACAGCGACCCCACCGCCGAGGTCGCCGAAGCCGCCGCCAAAGCCGCCCCGCTACGCGCCGCCCTCACCGGCCACTGACCACCACCCCCTTCACCCCCCGGCGAACCCGTCCACCGCGGCTACCACCGCCTCGGCCATCCCCGGCCCACCCGAGCCGTGCCCGGCCGCCTCCACCACCACCAACCGCGCCTCCGGCCACGCCCGCGCCAACCGCCACGCCCCCTCCAACGGAGTGGACACGTCCCACCGGCCGTGCACCAGCACCCCCGCAATCCCCGCCAACCGCGACGCCCCCCGCAACAACTGCCCCTCGTCGAGAAAACACCCGTGCCGCCAGTAGTGCGTCACCAACCGCGCGAACACCATCCGGAACCCCGCGTCAGCGAACCGAGGATCCGGCCCCCGTCCCGGCACCGTCGCCACATGCGTGTCCTCCCACGCGCACCACCGCCGGGCCGCCCGCTCCCGCACCACCGGATCCGGATCCACCAGCAACCGCGCGTACGCGTCGGCCAGACAACCGTCCCGGTCCGCCACCGGCGCCCCCGCCCGAAACCGCGCCCACTGCTCCGGAAACACCCGCCCCATGTCCCGCAGGATCCACTCCACGTCCCGCCGCTCACCCAACGTCACACTGAACAACACCAGCTCCGACACCCGATCCGGATGCCGCTGCGCGTACGCCAACGCCAACGTGCTGCCCCACGACGCCCCCAACACCAACCACCGCCGCACCCCCAGGTGCTCCCGCAGCCGCTCCAGATCCGCCACCAGACGACCCGTCGTGTTCGTCGACAGATCCACCCCCGGATCCCCGGCGCCCGGCGTGGACCGCCCACACCCCCGCTGATCCAGGAACACGATCCGGTACCGGGCCGGATCGAAGAACCGCGCCCACCCCGGCGAACACCCCGACCCCGGACCACCATGCACCACCACCGCCGGCTTACCGTCCGGATTCCCACCCACCTGCCAGAACACCCGCTGACCGTCACCGACGTCGAGCATCCCCCCGGCATGCGCCCGCATCTGTGGATACACCACGACCCCCTCACCCGGTCCACCACGAACACGACCCACCACCATCACCCACCACCGGCCACCCCGGCCACCCCCTTTCCCCACCCACCCGACCGGCGTACGCCGTACGAACCGGCCGCTAGGGTGAACCACGATGACCACCGAGTACAGCGGCACCGGCGACCCCGCCCGCAGCCTCGCCCTGCTCTGGCGCACCCGCGAACGCCCCCACCGCAAAGGCCGCACCGACCTCACCGTCGACCGCATCGTCCACGCCGCCATCACCCTCGCCGACACCGACGGCCTGCCGGCCCTGTCCATGCGCCGCGTCGCCGAACACCTCGGCGTCGGCACCATGAGCCTCTACACCCACATCCCCGGCAAAGGCGAACTCCTCGACGTCATGCTCGACACCGTCCACGGCGAACCCGACCCCGAACCCACCCCACCCGACGCCGACTGGCGCGCCCGACTGGCCGCCATCGCCCGCAACGCCTGGGCCCGCTACCTACGCCACCCCTGGCTGCTGCAGGTCGCCACCACCCGCCCACCCCTGGGCCCCCACGTCATCGCCCGCTACGAACACGACCTACGCGCCGTCGACGGCCTCGGCCTCACCGACCTCGAAATGGACGCCGTCGTCACCCTCGTCCACGGCTACGTCCACGGCGCCGTCCGCGGCGCCGTCGAAGCCGCCCAGGCCGCCCGCCACACCGGCATGACCGACGACCAGTGGTGGCACGCCCACGCCCCCTACCTGGAAAAAGTCCTCGACGCCCGACGCTGGCCCACCGCCGCCCGCGTCGGCGCCGCCGCCGGCCAGGAATACGGCGCCGCCACCGACCCCACCCGCGCCTTCACCTTCGGCCTCGACCGTATCCTCGACGGCGTCACCACCCTCGTCGCCGCCCGCCGACCCACCCCGCCACCCAACGCCACCGACGACTAACCTGCCGCCATGACCATGCGCCCCATCCGGATCATCGGCGACCCCGTCCTGCGCACCCCCTGCCAACCGGTCACCCACTTCGACGACGCCCTACGCGCCCTGGTCACCGACCTGATGGACACCCTCCTCGGCGCCCCCGGCCGCGCCGGCGTCGCCGCCCCCCAGATCGGCGTCGACGCCCAGGTGTTCGTCTACGACGCCGACGGCCACCGCGGCCACCTGATCAACCCCACCCTCGAACTGTCCACCGAGCTCGACCACGACGACGAGGGCTGCCTGTCCATCCCCGGCCTGTACTTCCCGACCCCCCGCGCCCGCCACGCCACCGCCCACGGCTTCGACCAGCACGGCCAACCCCGCACCGTCACCGGCACCGGATTCCTCGCCCGCGCCCTGCAACACGAAACCGACCACCTCGCCGGCACCCTCTACGTCGACACCCTCCGCGGCGACACCCGCCGCCGCGCCCTGCGCGACATCCGCGCCGGCCGCTACGACTCACCCCGCCGCTGACCCACCCCACGCCGACAACGTCGTCTCCTCGTACCCGGCCACCACCGTGAACCCCAACCGCCCGTACAACCGCAACGCCACCGCGTTGTCCGCCCGCACGTTCAACACCACATGACCCACACTCGCCCGTAACCGCCCACACAGCCGCGCCAGCACCGCCGCCGCCAACCCCCGCCCCCGCCACCGCGGATGCGTCGCCACGTTCCCCACCGCCGCCACCCCGTACCCCGGCGACCACACGTGCACCCCCGCCACCGCCACCAGCTCCCCACCGCGCCGCAACCCCACGTACGGCCCCGCCGCCAACATCCCCGGATCGAACCAGTTACCCGGATACGCCACCGCGTACAACGCCACCAACTCCGGCAGATCCGCCACCGTCAACGCCACCCCCTCCGGCCGCACCCCCGCCAACCGGCCCGGATCCGTCAACGCCAACCTCCGGTGCGCCACCACCGGCCCCACCCGCACCACCCCACCCACCGCCGCCGCCACACCGGGGGACAGGTGCGCGTGCACCCGCGCCGGCAACACCGGCGCCGCCCCCACCAACACCTCCGCCAACGCGCCCACCCGCTCCGGCCGCGCCAACGCCACCACCGTCGCCGGAACCACCCCGTGGAACATCAACACCACCTCGTCCCCACCCCGCCACCACGTCGTGAACGGCCACCACACATCATCAAGATCACCCAACTGGTACGCGTGCAACACCGGATCCCGCCCCAACAAACCCGCCAACACCCCCCGGTCATGCTCCGCCCGCACCCCCACCACTCACCCCACCACCCACTGGTCGTAACCCAACCGCGCCACCAACGCGCACACCACCACCAACAACACCACCCGCACGAAACCCGCGCCCCGCCGCACCGCCATCCGCGCCCCCACCACCGCCCCCACCACGTTGCACACCGCCATCGCCAACCCCAACCACCACCACACGTGCCCACTCACCCCGAACACCACCAACGCCCCCAGATTCGTCCCCGCGTTCACCACCTTCGCCATCGCCGAACCCCGCACGAAATCCGCCCCCACCAACACCGTGAACGCCACCACCAGAAACGTCCCCGTACCCGGACCCACCAACCCGTCGTACAACGCGATCACCCCACCCGCCACCACCACCGCCACCACCACCCGCGCCCGGGTCCGCCGAC
The sequence above is a segment of the Micromonospora sp. WMMD882 genome. Coding sequences within it:
- a CDS encoding TSUP family transporter — protein: MDAGSVVTLLTVAVLAGWVDAVVGGGGLVLLPALLVAAPGLPVATALGTNKLAAIAGTSTAAVTYARRTGVDWAVAGPSAVLAVVVAGVGAALAGLVPGQAYRPVVLVVLVGVAVFVVARPRLGVVAAPGRRTRARVVVAVVVAGGVIALYDGLVGPGTGTFLVVAFTVLVGADFVRGSAMAKVVNAGTNLGALVVFGVSGHVWWWLGLAMAVCNVVGAVVGARMAVRRGAGFVRVVLLVVVCALVARLGYDQWVVG